One window of the Deltaproteobacteria bacterium genome contains the following:
- a CDS encoding AAA family ATPase: MKDLLAWFGLKRFPFDKNIKPADMFETEPLRECLARLEYIKRRGGILLLTGDPGVGKTLAMRRFVDSLNENLFKPFYTPLATLSRADLLYHINRLLGLTPRLSKSAIYNQIQLSLLDSKEQSGKTILLIIDEAHLLQTGPLEELRLLTNFKMDSYDPFILILSGQSDLRRVMEFAVMEPFSQRIAMRFHMPGLSPDETKNYVLHHLKLAGAQEPLLNDQALLAVHEVSFGIPRKIGAVTEAALTYAMFDQKRTISPEMVLKVKNLEG; this comes from the coding sequence ATGAAAGATCTCCTCGCCTGGTTCGGTCTCAAGCGCTTCCCCTTTGATAAAAATATCAAACCCGCCGATATGTTCGAGACCGAACCCTTAAGAGAATGCCTGGCCCGTCTGGAATACATCAAACGAAGAGGGGGTATCCTGCTTCTGACCGGTGATCCGGGTGTGGGTAAAACCCTGGCCATGAGACGCTTTGTCGATTCCCTCAATGAAAACCTCTTCAAACCCTTTTATACCCCCTTGGCCACCCTCAGCCGCGCCGATCTCCTTTATCACATCAATCGACTCCTCGGTCTGACTCCCAGGTTATCCAAAAGCGCCATCTACAATCAGATCCAACTGTCCCTTTTGGACTCCAAAGAACAGTCCGGTAAAACCATCCTCCTGATCATCGATGAGGCCCATCTCCTTCAAACCGGCCCCCTGGAAGAACTCCGGCTCCTGACCAACTTCAAAATGGACTCTTACGACCCTTTCATCCTCATCCTCTCCGGTCAGTCCGATCTTAGAAGGGTCATGGAGTTCGCCGTCATGGAGCCTTTCAGCCAGAGAATCGCCATGCGTTTCCATATGCCCGGCCTCTCTCCTGATGAAACCAAAAACTATGTCCTCCATCACCTCAAACTCGCCGGTGCCCAGGAACCCCTCCTTAACGACCAGGCCCTTTTGGCCGTTCATGAAGTCTCCTTCGGCATCCCCAGAAAAATCGGCGCAGTCACCGAAGCCGCTCTAACCTATGCCATGTTCGATCAAAAACGCACCATCTCTCCTGAGATGGTCCTCAAAGTCAAAAACTTGGAAGGTTAG